AGAGGTTTGTTTAATGCTGTGGAGCTCAAAAGCAAAGCCTTATTTCCTGTTTCTGCATATGATATTTGCATGAAGTTGAAGGAGAGGGGAGTTCTTGCTAAGCCGACACATGATTCTATAATTCGGTTAACTCCTCCACTTTCCATAAGGTATGTCAAATCTTTTATAACTGTTGTAACATATGCTTAGGGtgtggagaacgaaacattttttataagggtgtggaaacatctctctagtagacgcgttttaaaaactttgaaaggaaatggtatcaaaagggaaaatgcaaagaggacaatatgtgctagcggtggcctgaactgttacaaatggtatcaaaaccagacaTTGATTGTGAGCTGAGTcttgaagggaggtggattgtgagatcacacattgattggagagagaaacgaatgctagcgaggacgctgggccatggagaggaacgagtgcccaGCGTGGTCCCCAAAAAGGGgaggattatgagatcctaccttgattggagaggggaacaagtgtcagtgaggacactgggcctgaaaggggtggattgtgaaatctcacatcggttggggaggagaacgaaacattctttataagggtgtggaaacctctccctaacagacgctttttaaaaactttgaaaggaaacccaaaaaggaaagcgcaaagagaacaatatgtgctagtggtgggcctgagttgttacaaatggtatcagagccagacattgatTGCGTGTTGagtcctgaagggggtggattgtgatatcacacattaattagagagagaaacaaatgccagcgaggacactggaccatggagaggaacgagtgcccagcgtgggccccaaagaggggaagattgtgagatcctacctcgattggagaggggaacaagtgccagcgaggacactgagccctgaagggggtggattgtgaaatctcacgtcggttggggaggagaacgaaacattctttataaggatatggaaacctctccctagcagacacgtttaaAAACCCGAACAATATTAGTACGTCTCAGTTGTGATAATAAATAAGCATTTGTTGTGCAGTTTGGATGAGGTGAAAGAAGGGTCCAAGGCACTCCATGATGTGCTGGAAATTGATCTTCCACAGCTGATGAAGGAAAAGCCACACAGTTCCTCCCCAAGTGATCCCAACATATGTGATCGCTGTGGAAGAAACCTATATGCTTCTGAAGATTAAAAGCTCTCAACTTCTTGTGTTCTTCAACCCCCCAATCCTAAGCCAATAAATTCTGGGTTTTCTCTGAAACTTTTCTTAAACACTGTGTACCGTAGACTCACACTGTGGGATTGCTATCAATCTGTTTGATATAGATATGTGTTCAACGCATGGCTTCAACAATGTTCtgttctatttataagttGATATATCAGTTGCTTAGGCTACTATAggctttattttaataataatctttGGTTTATAGGGCATTACATATATATTGTGGgacccacgtcggttggagagggaactaattattataaatgtgtgaaaacctcaccagcaacgttttaaaatttttggagaagcccgaaaagaaaagtctaaagaagataatataCTAATGGagagtttgggctgttacactaaacatatcttatttaaatcaaTATAAATCAGAGGTGTTCAAATAATTCGATAACCCGAACAACGAGATCAAGTCAACCCAATTTGTCTAGTTTGAGTTGAATTATCTGAATTATCAACTTATTTAGGTTAGTTTGAGTccacttaaaataaaattgatacaTTTGtgagtatatttatttaactgcataattttttaaaatatatattaaagctgagtaataaattttacatcaaaatttgcaaatacataaataaatttgaataaataactcGAACTAACTCAAAACAATCTGACCTAACTCAATTCGGATACTTACAGATGATCgaaatcattaatatttaatattttaattttgaattaaatgaaaattatataatttaaggaGTAATTAGATTTATTTAATGGTTACTCTTTCAAATCATGTAGaattgtatatataattaatagaGGAAGTATATAATATAAGAGACATGCACATTTTACACTAAGAGAAGGGACATATTAGAGAcacaataatttgaattttttattattattagaaaattttaatataaataaataaataaatattgtggGTCATgtcctaaaatatttataatgcTAAGTTAGCTGGACTACATTAATGTATGttgaaaatttatagaaataataaataaataaataaacttagctgtattattataatatttaggcaataatttttattttggatttatttatGCAAGTGTATCAAATTATTCTTGCTATATATCTCTAATTATAAATAtccacaattttatttttggcgtcatttttttttttttttaaatttgtttgaatgattcgtgtaaatatttatttctttcttggagttttatttttaataaagttcatgatcatgaattatttaaattatgctATGACGTAAGGGAAATAAGAgtactttaattattattttttttatttgctagctgcatttttttttattaaagaagttaataaacaatttaagttttaaatccataaacttttaattttatacctaataaatttattaaatttttaaaagtatgttACGATCATGCTTGTTCAAAGCATATTGTTTATGGCTGCATGATAAATGTCCTAGTCTTGCTTGTTTGGATTGGTTGACAAGGACGTCAATCAATTGAGTAGGGAAGGATGTCACAGTCATGTATGTTCAAGGCGTGTTATCAATGGCTGCATGACAGATGTCTCGGTCTTGCTTGTCCAGGACGTGTTTTTCCATGGTTGCATGCCCGtttcaaaccccttttacatgctttcatcgTAGATAGGTCTTTACGGTTTCATATTGGGTTAGTATGAAGGTGTATGatcgttcaccaaaatcatgtctacacctaccagggctaaaatgccccaaaatgtactacaTGGGATATAattagttgtcaacttctccctatcCAATACTTATATGCAGTaagtcgttgttgttgccttttgcttacattctcATATAATACCAGTTTCAATTCCTCAAAtcttgtttcaaaattatttttcaaaatctctctgccccgctttctaaaacttttttcttgAACCAGGGCCAAAGTTCGAGCATACGttgcttggccgtaggcgacgtgAGAACGAATaagcttaactcacttgttgatTAGAAGTTGATGTTGTACAATCCGCTGCTATCAAAGTGCTATTTTGACAAGggtttaaaaacttttaattttgttattgacgaatttagtattttatttaaataatagtagatcccattttattaaaaataaaattaattttaaacttttaaaattatgtgccttattaaacataaaattcaaaactcaaaaatatattacaatatctattagatataaaatattaaaattcaaaaattttattaaacataagaaaaaatacatatttttaatagtaTATTTATGTGTAGTGGCGTAACTAATTAAGTTGGACAATCTTTTGAACTAACCCAAAATGTCAGGTAGTTAGATTGGTGACGGAATCAATCTATATAGAGTTTACAACTAAACCAAatctaacttttttattttcgggttgagttgttgaattattcttttcttttaattatttaaaaaaaattatgtttatcgTCAccttaataactaaaatgtcataaaactcaaatatcaaatactCACAACTCAGCCTCACTAATATTGattacaaatgtcaaatattcttaattttcataataatattaaaaagccATGTTTTAGATTGATTGGGTTGACTTAACTAAACAAATGTCAACCCACGAactaatctaaattttttaatttcaaaaaatcgACCTAACCCaaaccagaaaaaaaaaatataaccgAAATgaacttttatgatttgacTTGTTTAGTCCGAGTGGATCAAATTCTCGAGCCATTTGAGcactaataaatataatcaattagttatggaatcaaatcaatattattgttataaaatattccaaaatataattttaagatgTTATAGCAATTTGACTCAAAATTATCCAATCAAATGACATGACAAATACTTacatataattgaaaaatatataaattccaaacttcaattatttttaataataaaaataaaatccaccCCTCACTTCCACATAATTACTTGAATTGCCActccaaatttttgtttcacgTGTTCTTATTGGTCTTTATTTCCTCTTTAGGCTTACGCcatttatattaaatgtattcctaaacttatttattatttttccctttatccctttttattaattatcattttatttataattattaagataAGTTaggataataattaatataaaataaaaagatattagaCCGACGTATAATTTAATCTAcgtgtatatttatttttttatttagtcatCTTTCTCACTCTCAAGCTAACTTagcattttcttattatttatttatttatttaattaataagtaatatgacttttttttaagtcaGTTTATCAgtctataaattaatttttagagctaatatttaatttttaaaaaatggagagattttaatttttctaccaaaatcaaacttaaCTCACTATAAAACCAGTTTATAGTGGTTGAACTAGTAGAATTGTTCAATTTTTCTCGAGCTTATAAGTAcccaaattattttattcattcatgaatttaatatcataaatttctGAAATTACTATGATCGTGTTAGGTACGTTTAGTACGATTTATACCTTATGGAATTCAATCatgttatatttttgttttttctaggcaattttttattttttttttaagtttttattcaCTTTGTATTAATTGCTTCCAAGATATGGCACGTgcaaaaataccttttttttcatttatttatttataattttgattttatcattgattcttttttatgtCATCTAATCCAATCAACCCTTCGTGGGTGATACCTGGATGGGATTGGTCATTagtttttcaataatttttattccaCATTTATTGATGtgctataaaattaaataaacaataaacacatatttttattagattaaaattaaaattatttatattggataggatattataattatttacatGCATAAATATGGCTATATatggctatatatatatatatgaagtaCTCcatctaataaaaatattttatttttggcacGTGGGATTTTTCTTGttgcaaaaatttgaaacaaaaaaaaaataataaaaaaataaatatatacgtAGTTAATAGAGAATTAAGTAAAATAGTTGAACGTCCATACAAAAAGTTAAGCAAAATATTCCATTTTCGACTTACTCTAATTATTATATCTCATCAACTTGAATACAATTCAATTCAGTTGATTTATGTATATACTTCTagttaaaaagattaaatttttgaatcTTTCAACTCTATGTATTGTCGTACTATATATagcaaatttgattttatagttataaatgatgtgacggatttttaaaagaaggtgAAAAAATTATCGTTATCAAATCGCACTTTAATTATTgtgttttcattaaataacaTAATGCAGAAAggattcaaacatttaaccTCTACATATATTGTTTATAGAAATTTTGAGACAAAAATTATCCACGAGGAATTCAGAGAACATAGCTGaaataatttactatttttaatatttttttttatttttaataatttcaaattttacgattaatttctatataaaaaaaaagtaagagatcgtaattaatttaataatatatcataaataaaaatataataatatttaacataatttctaaaaattcaaattttgacgGAATATATATACCGTGAGCTGagtgaaaatatatatattctcctttatttctaaattttatatcacTTGAGTTACATTcagtaaaataatatttttggaagaaaaaaaacaatattaattattagtgACACTTTAATATTAGTTAGGATTATAGGGGTTTAGgtagtaataaataaataaataaatatatatatatatatatatatatatatatataaaaataattaaaagatagGCTCTAGACCAGTTGGCCCAACACAACTTGGCTATGACCCTAGACCCACCACACCAAAGTTATGCAGTAGTTGCCCCCACCTTAACACTCCCattatatattgtttatttttcctctctcttcattttattattattattattattattattatatattatatataaatattagaaaaataatagttgTATTGATGATCATACAAAATTGGAAGTGAATAGAATGAATATTGTTGATGTgaccattttaatttcattaataactaaaGTTTCTATTATTTGAATGCTTATTTATTGCCTTATTTTATATACTATATGTTCACATTATTCATCTAAATTTACattactttatattaaatatatattatttttctaccatcaaacatattttcacatttatttattttaattgtcaCACCTTCTTCtccattaattattattttggttcaaATATGGTTTTCGTCCTACTTTGAATGTAGTGTCTTTTTTAATGCATACTCTTaatatgttggatgatgcaccgATTTTTTCAGTCACATCATGATACTTCTCAATCTTGACCCTCATGTGGTCGGATGGGCGCCACTTAAAAGTCGTCTCTTATCTGTCTTGCATGTgaggtcacaacctactttctCTCGGTGAGATTGTGACACTCTCTCCTACTTAACTTAGTAAATTTCTTGAATTACTTTCTTGAGACACAATCGAAAATTATATGACATAACATAATTATTTCCCAAAGAACCTTTCTTATTATGCTTAACATAATTAAACATATGCTTGGGGTGTGGGTGTGGTGGTCGGAGGTCGAGGGTGTTTGACAACAGCACAGTGGAGCGGAGTCGAGTGCTTTTGGGCGTGCAACATGAGCCTCGTTGAGAATAGAATGTTGTGATGCTGCTTCTTACTTAGGCTGGCTTGAGGACGGTTGATGACTTGTACGATAACGAAATATGCAAGATGTGGTGGAGCCACGTAGCTTGGAGCGTACGATATGAACCTGGTTGAGTATAGAATGGTAGCGTTGGGCAAGGTAGTagagtttaatataaatttaagagTAAGATGTGGGAAAATGGAAGGAGAAGGTAAGAGTGTCTAAAAAACAGagttattttctctctcaagctttctctctcttccatcATTTTCATGTCGCCTTCTTCTCTGAAAAGACAAAACCGTGGATCTATGAatctcttcttccccttctaatctctctctcttcgactCTTTCCACTCcgtttctcttcttctctcccaCCCTCTCCTTCCCCATCTCCCAATTTCTTCTGATTTTCaacagattagggttttaatttctggttcttctcttcttccactCGGATCTACCCTCCCCCATCTTGTTTATACGCACATTTCCGCCTCCCCTGCAAATCCCATCTCTGTTTTCTGCCATCCCTTTTGATTTCCGCCTTACCCATCTTCTCTGTTCCTCAATTTCTGCcattctttctctctctgtgtGTTTCCCTTTAATAATGTCGTCCTTGCGCCTAGATCTGACATCTAAGATCTACCCCGAACCTGATTCTCCGTTCTCTGTTAATTCCGCCTCCATTTCCACTTCTTCCTGTATCGACCACTTCGATCGTCTTCCTgattcccttcttcttcttattttcaacAAGATCGGTGACGTGAAGGCTCTTGGTCGATGCTGCGTTGTTTCTCGAAGGTTCCATTGCCTTGTGCCGCAGGTGGAGAACGTTGTTGTTCGTGTGGATTGTGTTATTTCTGATGATgaatcgtcttcttcctcttcctcttctggTAAATCTCGTGGTcccttttttaatattttccgTTTAGTATTTGGTGGCATTGTCAAACCCCTCCAAGCGTTGAGCCAGTTTTTGGGTCAGACACGAGCGTCCTCGAGTTTGgtttcctcttcctctaccACCTCTCTTGCGGTTGGGACCGAAGAGGATGGTGAAATTGATCAAGGTGGAGTGACCCATCACTCTCCGACCCAAGTTCTCAAGAATTTCAATGAGATTCGACTCCTTCGGATCGAGCTTCCGAGTGGGGAATTGGGTATTGATGATGGGGTATTGTTGAGATGGCGAGCCGATTTCGGATCCACTTTGGATAATTGTGTGATTTTGGGTGCTTCTTCGGTGATTCACCCCGGCTCTTTCAAGCCTTCGATTTTTCAAGATAATGGGACTGATGGGGGGTTCTGTATTGGCAATGGCGGCGTTAGCGATGATAATGGGAGTATACCCGAATCCTTTTACACAAATGGAGGTCTAAAATTGAGAGTAGTGTGGACGATTAGTTCGCTTATTGCGGCTTCAGCCAGGCACTATCTGCTGCAACCAATAATAGCAGATCACAAGACCTTGGATAGTTTGGTTCTAACTGATGCGGATGGACAAGGGGTGCTATGCATGAACAAAGATCAACTTGAGGAGTTGAGGGTGAAGCCCTTGTCTGCTTCTTCGGCATCTAAGAGAACCCTTGTACCAGCTCTGAATATGAGGCTTTGGTATGCCACGCACTTAGAATTGCCCAATGGGTTGATATTGAAAGGCGCTACACTGGTTGCTATTCAGCCTAGTGAACAGTCTGCGGTCAAGAAGGATGTTCCTGATTGCTCCTGGGCTTCAACAGCTTTTGAAGAACCATATAGGACTGCTGCAAAGATGTTAGTTAAGAGGCGAACGTACTGCCTTGAGATGAACTCTTTCTAAAAGCACATTAGTAATTCGAGGTAAATCTTTAATGCATACAAGCATCGTTCTAGTTTTTGATTCCTTCAAGGAGTGTTCATATGTTGGATTCTTCGTTATATTATGTCTATGTACAACCGAATTTACTCGTCATCCATGGCTTCGACCCCATGGTTTATAGAATGCtaatttggattcttttttggGTGAACTGAACCTTGTGCATATTGTTTTTCGATTCATAACGGGATAATAATACATTGGTCAATTATTGTGAATGGTTGGGTCTTTCTAAGTGAATTTGATCATAACTAGCTCCACTTCATACTGTTTTTCAAAAGCAGCTCCTTATATATGTGTATTAAGTACATCGAACGAGTTTAGTTATCTGATATCATGGTGAGTTTGGCGACATTTTACTTCTCGACCTCGTCTAGTTGTTTAGGCTACTTCAAAGTCCTTAACTTTTCTTATTCTGTAACTGTATAGAGTTTGGGTTTTCAGGTATAGAAGAACAATGGTGCAAAGGGCGGGAGAAAATTGCATACCtttagaaaatgagaatgaggaAGAACGATTCTTATTGATTGATGTGCGGCCTCGGATAACTGGAAGGCAATGAAACGAACTTCTGACTGGAGTGGCACGAAAAGGGGGAAAGAAAGAGAACTCATTCGTCGTTGGCATTATCATAATACGAACGATTGACCGTTTTTGGTAAAGGTAATAGTGAAAAATGCATCTGCTGGTTGTTTTTGTTACAGGCATTTGCTATTTGGAGTGCAGACAAACAGCCAGCTAGAATGATGTTGTAAAAG
This genomic interval from Cucurbita pepo subsp. pepo cultivar mu-cu-16 chromosome LG20, ASM280686v2, whole genome shotgun sequence contains the following:
- the LOC111782812 gene encoding F-box protein At5g46170-like, which translates into the protein MSSLRLDLTSKIYPEPDSPFSVNSASISTSSCIDHFDRLPDSLLLLIFNKIGDVKALGRCCVVSRRFHCLVPQVENVVVRVDCVISDDESSSSSSSSGKSRGPFFNIFRLVFGGIVKPLQALSQFLGQTRASSSLVSSSSTTSLAVGTEEDGEIDQGGVTHHSPTQVLKNFNEIRLLRIELPSGELGIDDGVLLRWRADFGSTLDNCVILGASSVIHPGSFKPSIFQDNGTDGGFCIGNGGVSDDNGSIPESFYTNGGLKLRVVWTISSLIAASARHYLLQPIIADHKTLDSLVLTDADGQGVLCMNKDQLEELRVKPLSASSASKRTLVPALNMRLWYATHLELPNGLILKGATLVAIQPSEQSAVKKDVPDCSWASTAFEEPYRTAAKMLVKRRTYCLEMNSF